A portion of the Nitratidesulfovibrio termitidis HI1 genome contains these proteins:
- a CDS encoding ABC transporter permease, translating to MRETVPPFREPSLKGDYRRPDPDAHAGPHEPGLSCTPMAPCVEPGPADRAGGRPGRADDGGARERVLAFSGAWDVASIGRMTARLLRRCAEVGNACAVPGDAPVVHLDLAEVTRLDTAGAQLLCRAAASMAAAGAHVVWHVSDPGQSTLLDRVRAIDISVVPRARRVSPVLGALNAIGASIIEEMEQARAIIGFLGMFLVSLAAAVARPWRLRWVSIVHHMEQTGIQAVPIVALLTFLIGLVTAYMGSEQFTRFGAQVFVVNLIEVSTLRELGVLLTALIVAGRSGSSFTAQIGAMVANEEVDAMRSMGLDPMEVLVIPRVVALVLMLPVLAFIADFMGVLGGGIASWLSLGISPGAFAVRFLEITRLANFVTGLVKAPFFALIIGIVGCFQGFRVTGSAESVGRLTTQAVVESIFLVIVANAGFAILFMSLGV from the coding sequence AGACCGTTCCCCCGTTCAGAGAGCCCAGCCTCAAGGGCGACTACCGGCGTCCCGACCCGGACGCCCACGCCGGACCCCACGAGCCGGGGCTGTCCTGCACGCCCATGGCGCCCTGCGTGGAGCCCGGCCCGGCTGATCGGGCGGGCGGCAGGCCGGGCAGAGCGGACGACGGGGGCGCGCGCGAGCGGGTGCTTGCCTTTTCCGGCGCGTGGGACGTCGCCTCCATCGGCCGCATGACCGCCCGACTGCTGCGCCGTTGCGCAGAGGTGGGCAACGCCTGTGCGGTGCCGGGCGATGCCCCCGTGGTGCACCTGGACCTGGCCGAGGTGACCCGTCTGGATACCGCCGGGGCGCAACTGCTGTGCCGGGCCGCCGCCAGCATGGCTGCGGCGGGGGCGCACGTGGTGTGGCACGTGTCCGACCCCGGTCAGTCCACGCTGCTGGACCGGGTGCGGGCCATCGACATTTCCGTGGTGCCGCGCGCGCGCCGGGTCTCTCCGGTGCTGGGCGCGCTGAATGCCATCGGGGCGTCCATCATCGAGGAGATGGAACAGGCCCGCGCCATCATCGGCTTCCTGGGCATGTTCCTGGTGTCGCTGGCCGCAGCCGTGGCCCGGCCCTGGCGACTGCGCTGGGTGTCCATCGTGCATCACATGGAGCAGACCGGCATCCAGGCCGTGCCCATCGTGGCCCTGCTGACCTTTCTCATCGGGCTGGTCACCGCGTACATGGGGTCGGAGCAGTTCACCCGCTTCGGGGCGCAGGTGTTCGTGGTGAACCTGATAGAGGTTTCCACACTGCGTGAACTGGGCGTGCTGCTGACGGCGCTCATCGTGGCGGGGCGTTCCGGCTCGTCGTTCACCGCCCAGATCGGGGCCATGGTGGCCAACGAAGAGGTGGACGCCATGCGCTCCATGGGGCTGGACCCCATGGAGGTGCTGGTGATTCCTCGCGTGGTGGCGCTGGTGCTGATGCTGCCGGTGCTCGCCTTCATCGCCGATTTCATGGGCGTGCTGGGCGGGGGCATTGCCTCGTGGCTGTCGCTGGGCATTTCACCCGGCGCATTCGCGGTGCGCTTTCTGGAAATCACCCGGCTGGCCAACTTCGTCACCGGGCTGGTCAAGGCGCCGTTCTTCGCGCTGATCATCGGCATCGTGGGGTGCTTCCAGGGCTTCCGGGTGACCGGCAGCGCGGAATCGGTGGGGCGGCTGACCACCCAGGCGGTGGTGGAGTCGATCTTCCTGGTCATCGTGGCCAACGCGGGCTTCGCCATCCTGTTCATGTCGCTGGGGGTGTAG